In Massilia violaceinigra, one DNA window encodes the following:
- a CDS encoding glycoside hydrolase family 3 C-terminal domain-containing protein — protein MSTRTTTLIKHALAVAIAAALPLIAGAAEAPMPWMNRALSADQRATLVLKEMTQEEKLQWVYGYFGSDFAPKKTTKIAAALPSSAGYIPGVPRLGLPALFETDAGLGVASQASANPRERTSLPSGLATAATWNPKLAYQGGAMIGAEARASGFNVMLAGGVNLMRDPRNGRNFEYAGEDPLLSGIMVGQAVKGIQSNHLISTVKHFALNSQETGRTELDARIGNVAARTSDLLAMQLVIEQGHPGSVMCAYNRVNGPYACENAWLLNEVLKQDWGFKGYVMSDWGAVHSTVASANNGLDQQSGSEFDKSPYFAGALEEAVKTGAVSQSRFDNMVYRILYAMFDKGVVDHPVKPDGAIDFAAHGLISRLDAEESMVLLKNDAQLLPLRKDVKTIAVIGGYADKGVLSGGGSSQVYPVGGSAVKGLLPAIWPGPVVYHPSAPVKEIAALAPGANVVFDSGADPAKAAQLAASADVAIVFGTQWIGEANDAVDLSLPDKQDALIAAVAAANPRTVVVLETSGPVLMPWLGKTAAVLQAWYPGTRGGEAIARVLFGDVNPSGHLPATFPASLSQLPRPVLDGDPAKPQMQFRVDYHEGAAVGYKWFDLKKHIPLFPFGHGLSYTQFAYTGLAGEYKNGQLQVRFKVSNTGKVAGKDVAQLYVAASPGARWEAPKRLAGWDKVDLQPGESREVTLTVEPRMLAVLDGPSKTWRIAKGKYKLVLAQDAGGTGESSITVDLPARKLDLHGKAVPSTEKR, from the coding sequence ATGAGCACCCGCACGACCACCCTGATTAAACACGCCCTGGCCGTCGCCATCGCGGCCGCCCTGCCGCTGATTGCCGGCGCGGCCGAGGCGCCCATGCCGTGGATGAACCGCGCCCTCTCCGCCGACCAGCGCGCCACGCTGGTGCTCAAGGAAATGACGCAGGAAGAAAAACTGCAATGGGTGTACGGCTACTTCGGCTCGGACTTCGCACCCAAGAAAACCACCAAGATCGCGGCAGCCCTGCCGTCGTCGGCCGGCTATATTCCCGGCGTGCCGCGCCTCGGCCTGCCGGCGCTGTTCGAGACCGACGCCGGCCTTGGCGTGGCCTCGCAAGCCAGCGCCAATCCGCGCGAGCGCACCTCGCTGCCGTCGGGCCTCGCCACGGCGGCCACCTGGAACCCGAAGCTGGCTTACCAGGGCGGCGCGATGATCGGTGCCGAGGCGCGCGCCTCGGGCTTCAACGTGATGCTGGCCGGCGGCGTGAACCTGATGCGCGATCCGCGCAACGGCCGCAATTTCGAGTACGCCGGCGAAGACCCGCTGCTGTCCGGGATCATGGTAGGGCAGGCGGTCAAGGGCATCCAGTCCAATCACCTCATTTCCACCGTCAAGCACTTTGCGCTGAACAGCCAGGAAACCGGCCGCACCGAACTCGATGCGCGCATCGGCAACGTGGCCGCCCGCACCAGCGACCTGCTGGCCATGCAGCTGGTGATCGAACAGGGCCACCCCGGTTCGGTGATGTGCGCCTACAACCGCGTCAACGGTCCCTACGCATGCGAGAACGCCTGGCTGCTCAACGAAGTGCTCAAGCAGGACTGGGGCTTCAAGGGCTATGTGATGTCCGACTGGGGCGCGGTGCACAGCACCGTGGCGTCGGCCAACAATGGGCTGGACCAGCAGTCCGGCTCCGAATTCGACAAGTCGCCTTACTTCGCGGGTGCGCTGGAAGAAGCGGTCAAGACCGGCGCTGTTTCGCAGTCGCGCTTCGACAATATGGTCTACCGTATTCTGTACGCGATGTTCGACAAGGGCGTGGTCGACCATCCGGTCAAGCCGGATGGCGCCATCGACTTTGCCGCCCATGGCCTGATCAGCCGCCTCGATGCCGAAGAGAGCATGGTCCTGCTCAAGAACGACGCCCAGCTGCTCCCTTTGCGCAAGGACGTGAAAACGATTGCAGTGATCGGCGGCTATGCCGACAAGGGGGTGCTGTCCGGTGGCGGTTCGTCGCAGGTGTATCCGGTCGGCGGCAGCGCCGTCAAGGGTTTGCTGCCCGCCATCTGGCCCGGTCCGGTGGTATATCACCCATCCGCGCCGGTCAAGGAGATCGCCGCGCTGGCGCCCGGCGCCAACGTGGTCTTCGACAGCGGTGCCGATCCTGCCAAGGCAGCGCAGCTGGCCGCGAGCGCCGACGTGGCGATCGTCTTCGGCACCCAGTGGATCGGCGAAGCCAACGACGCGGTCGACCTGTCGCTGCCCGACAAGCAGGATGCCCTGATTGCGGCCGTCGCCGCCGCCAATCCGCGCACCGTGGTCGTCCTGGAAACCAGCGGCCCGGTACTCATGCCGTGGCTGGGCAAGACGGCGGCCGTGCTGCAAGCCTGGTACCCGGGCACGCGCGGCGGCGAAGCGATCGCGCGCGTGCTGTTCGGCGACGTCAATCCATCGGGGCACTTGCCGGCCACCTTCCCGGCGTCCCTCAGCCAGTTGCCGCGTCCCGTGCTCGATGGCGACCCCGCCAAGCCGCAGATGCAGTTCCGGGTCGACTATCACGAAGGCGCGGCGGTCGGCTACAAGTGGTTCGATCTCAAAAAACATATACCGCTGTTCCCGTTCGGGCATGGCTTGTCGTACACGCAGTTTGCCTACACCGGTCTGGCGGGCGAGTACAAGAACGGGCAGCTGCAGGTGCGCTTCAAGGTGAGCAATACCGGCAAGGTAGCGGGCAAGGATGTGGCGCAGCTGTACGTGGCGGCGTCACCGGGTGCGCGCTGGGAAGCGCCCAAGCGCCTGGCCGGCTGGGACAAGGTCGATCTGCAGCCGGGCGAAAGCCGCGAGGTGACGCTCACGGTGGAGCCGCGCATGCTGGCCGTGCTCGATGGCCCGTCCAAGACCTGGCGCATCGCCAAGGGGAAGTACAAATTGGTGCTGGCGCAGGACGCCGGCGGCACTGGTGAAAGCAGCATCACGGTCGACCTGCCCGCGCGCAAACTCGACCTGCATGGTAAAGCCGTCCCTTCAACCGAGAAAAGGTAA
- the axe2C gene encoding bifunctional acetylxylan esterase/glucomannan deacetylase AxeC2 — MNRNALALALLLVHGGAWAEPVVRADDPRIARMGRTVARTDGSLRFAYPGVQLSLAFEGKALSVDAAASGERSVLEVVVDGGAARIIKLSAKSRTIKLVDERQAGIHRVDIMHRTESWHGVVTLARFVADGTLHTAPVLPQRKMLVLGDSVTCGEAIDRVDSETKKPSWWNPRASYGMLAAQTLGAQVHLVCHGGRGLLRSWNGRTDNDNLPDFYELAIANEEQRVRWDHAGYWPDVIVSAIGTNDFSTGIPERDSFVKAYQRLVRTLLRNHPHALIVLTEGAILNGERKAALNGYIAETIRRVGSARVHAATTMHHPGDATDAHPTRAQHAAMARELVPQLRDLTGW; from the coding sequence ATGAACCGTAACGCGCTGGCACTGGCGCTGCTGCTGGTCCATGGCGGCGCCTGGGCCGAACCGGTGGTGCGCGCGGACGACCCGCGCATCGCGCGCATGGGCAGGACCGTGGCCCGGACGGACGGCAGCTTGCGCTTCGCCTATCCCGGCGTGCAGCTGTCGCTGGCGTTCGAGGGCAAGGCGCTGTCGGTCGATGCCGCGGCCAGTGGTGAGCGCAGCGTTCTCGAAGTCGTCGTCGACGGGGGCGCGGCACGCATCATCAAGCTGTCGGCGAAATCGCGGACCATCAAACTGGTGGACGAGCGCCAGGCCGGCATCCACCGCGTCGACATCATGCACCGCACCGAAAGCTGGCACGGTGTCGTCACCCTGGCCAGGTTTGTCGCCGACGGCACACTGCACACCGCGCCGGTGCTCCCGCAACGCAAAATGCTCGTTCTTGGCGATTCGGTCACCTGCGGCGAAGCCATCGACCGGGTTGACAGCGAGACGAAGAAGCCGTCATGGTGGAATCCGCGCGCATCGTATGGCATGCTGGCCGCGCAGACGCTCGGTGCGCAGGTTCACCTGGTCTGCCATGGCGGACGCGGGCTGCTGCGCAGCTGGAACGGCCGCACCGATAACGACAATCTTCCCGATTTCTACGAACTTGCCATCGCCAATGAAGAGCAACGCGTGCGCTGGGACCACGCCGGCTACTGGCCTGACGTGATTGTCAGCGCGATCGGCACCAACGATTTCAGCACGGGCATTCCGGAGCGCGACTCCTTTGTCAAAGCCTACCAGCGCCTGGTGCGCACGCTGCTGCGCAATCATCCGCACGCGCTGATCGTACTGACCGAAGGCGCCATTCTCAATGGCGAGCGCAAGGCCGCCTTGAACGGCTATATCGCCGAGACCATCAGGCGCGTCGGCAGCGCGCGCGTGCATGCCGCAACAACCATGCACCATCCGGGCGACGCGACCGATGCGCATCCCACCAGGGCGCAGCATGCCGCGATGGCGCGCGAACTGGTTCCCCAGCTACGGGATTTGACCGGCTGGTAG
- a CDS encoding glycoside hydrolase family 27 protein encodes MKTVPTLLISAGLLLGANASAQKFDNLATTPQMGWNSWNKFACNIDEKLIRETADAMVRISMKDAGYEYVNIDDCWHGKRDKNGNIQPDPERFPSGMKALADYVHAKGLKLGIYSDAGATTCGGRPGSRGHEYQDAITYAAWGVDYVKYDWCDTKGLNAAAAYTTMRDAIRSAGRPMLFSMCEWGDNKPWEWGADIGHSWRTTGDIYPCWDCEINHGSWSAFGVLRILDKQAGLRKHAGPGHWNDMDMMEVGMGMTEDEDRAHFSIWAMMASPLISGNDLRSMPESTRKILTNKDVIAINQDKLGVQAWKFLSEGTLELWAKPLANNEWALMILNRGAGAISYKVDWKKHKISDDLSKRELDINKTAYRWTDAWTGKTGDTGKALDLTIASHSVAMLHLKAK; translated from the coding sequence ATGAAAACCGTACCTACGCTGTTGATCTCGGCGGGACTCCTGCTGGGCGCGAATGCATCCGCACAAAAGTTCGACAATCTCGCGACGACGCCGCAAATGGGCTGGAACAGCTGGAACAAGTTCGCCTGCAATATCGATGAAAAACTGATCCGCGAAACGGCCGACGCCATGGTCAGGATCAGCATGAAAGACGCCGGCTATGAATACGTCAACATCGACGACTGCTGGCACGGCAAGCGTGACAAGAACGGGAACATCCAGCCCGATCCCGAGCGCTTCCCGTCCGGGATGAAGGCGCTGGCCGACTACGTGCATGCGAAAGGCCTCAAGCTGGGCATCTATTCGGACGCAGGCGCCACCACCTGCGGCGGCCGTCCGGGCAGCCGCGGACACGAATACCAGGACGCGATCACTTACGCCGCCTGGGGCGTCGACTACGTCAAGTACGACTGGTGCGATACCAAGGGCCTGAACGCGGCCGCCGCCTACACCACCATGCGCGATGCCATCCGCAGCGCCGGGCGGCCCATGTTGTTCAGCATGTGCGAATGGGGCGACAACAAGCCGTGGGAGTGGGGCGCCGACATCGGCCATTCGTGGCGCACCACCGGCGATATCTATCCGTGCTGGGATTGCGAGATCAATCACGGCTCGTGGTCCGCCTTCGGCGTGCTGCGCATCCTCGACAAGCAGGCCGGCCTGCGCAAGCACGCCGGTCCCGGACACTGGAACGACATGGACATGATGGAAGTCGGCATGGGCATGACCGAGGACGAAGACCGCGCCCACTTCTCGATCTGGGCCATGATGGCGTCGCCCCTCATCTCCGGCAACGACCTGCGCTCGATGCCGGAGTCCACGCGCAAGATCCTGACCAACAAGGATGTCATCGCGATCAACCAGGATAAGCTGGGCGTGCAGGCGTGGAAGTTCCTGTCCGAAGGGACGCTGGAACTGTGGGCCAAGCCGCTGGCCAATAACGAATGGGCGCTGATGATTCTGAACCGTGGCGCCGGCGCCATCAGCTACAAGGTCGACTGGAAAAAGCACAAGATCAGCGATGACCTGAGCAAGCGCGAACTCGATATCAACAAGACCGCCTACCGCTGGACCGACGCCTGGACCGGCAAGACGGGCGACACCGGCAAGGCCCTCGACCTCACCATTGCCTCGCATAGCGTGGCCATGCTGCACCTGAAAGCGAAGTGA
- a CDS encoding glycoside hydrolase 5 family protein → MIKMNQLGAALAMAGLVSGAASAAAPVSAAGKSEFVTVKKTHFARKGKSYYIAGANFWYGGYLGSPSGVGERARLRKELDTMKALGINNVRVLAVSEKTAMTSAVRPATTNGPGKYDEDLLAGLDFLVDELGKRDMTVVLYLNNFWQWSGGMTQYLNWFEGTPAIDPNVTKDYDDYMAKTARFYANKDAQKEFRGTIRKIVGRVNTINGKAYRDDPVIMSWQLANEPRPGNGKASDKEKAVYTKWIAETAQYIHELDKNHLVSSGSEGLAGSAQDAKLFMASHSSKHIDYLTYHLWPKNWGWFDSKKPVESWDGAIAKSRDYLNTHIDMAKTLGKPIVLEEFGLDRDGASFDIKSGTKIRDRFYGEIFELIQRRAANGEPIAGWNFWAWGGAGRAANADYWWKQGNDFMGDPPQEEQGLYSVFDTDASSLALIKDHAAKLRLLQK, encoded by the coding sequence ATGATCAAGATGAACCAGTTGGGTGCAGCATTGGCAATGGCCGGTTTGGTGAGCGGCGCGGCGTCGGCGGCGGCGCCAGTGAGCGCGGCGGGCAAGAGCGAATTCGTGACGGTCAAAAAGACGCACTTCGCGCGCAAGGGCAAATCGTATTACATCGCTGGCGCCAATTTCTGGTACGGCGGCTATCTGGGCTCGCCGTCCGGGGTGGGCGAACGCGCGCGCCTGCGCAAGGAACTCGATACCATGAAGGCGCTCGGGATCAACAATGTGCGGGTGCTGGCCGTCTCCGAAAAAACCGCGATGACCAGCGCCGTGCGGCCCGCCACCACCAACGGTCCGGGCAAGTACGACGAGGACCTGCTGGCGGGCCTCGACTTCCTGGTCGATGAACTGGGCAAGCGCGACATGACGGTCGTGCTTTACCTGAACAACTTCTGGCAGTGGTCGGGCGGGATGACGCAGTACCTGAACTGGTTCGAAGGTACGCCGGCGATCGACCCGAACGTGACCAAGGACTACGACGACTACATGGCCAAGACGGCGCGCTTTTACGCCAACAAGGACGCGCAGAAGGAATTTCGCGGCACCATCAGGAAGATCGTCGGCCGGGTCAACACGATCAACGGCAAGGCGTACCGCGACGACCCGGTGATCATGTCGTGGCAATTGGCGAACGAGCCACGCCCGGGCAACGGCAAGGCAAGCGACAAGGAGAAGGCGGTCTATACCAAATGGATCGCCGAGACCGCGCAGTACATCCATGAACTGGACAAGAACCACCTGGTGAGCAGCGGCAGCGAAGGCCTGGCCGGGTCGGCGCAGGATGCCAAACTGTTCATGGCGTCGCATTCATCGAAGCACATCGATTACCTCACCTATCACCTGTGGCCCAAAAACTGGGGCTGGTTCGACTCCAAAAAGCCGGTCGAGAGCTGGGACGGGGCAATTGCCAAGAGCCGCGATTATCTGAACACGCATATCGACATGGCCAAAACGCTGGGCAAACCGATCGTGCTGGAAGAGTTTGGGCTGGACCGCGACGGTGCCTCCTTCGACATCAAGTCGGGCACCAAGATCCGCGACCGCTTCTATGGCGAGATCTTCGAATTGATACAACGCCGCGCCGCAAACGGCGAGCCGATCGCGGGCTGGAATTTCTGGGCCTGGGGCGGCGCCGGGCGTGCCGCCAACGCCGACTACTGGTGGAAACAGGGTAATGATTTCATGGGCGACCCGCCGCAGGAAGAGCAGGGCTTGTACTCGGTGTTCGATACCGATGCCAGTTCGCTGGCGCTGATCAAGGACCATGCAGCCAAATTGCGCTTGCTCCAGAAGTAA
- a CDS encoding GDSL-type esterase/lipase family protein, producing MRILPILLAGALASHVAHAETADPNDGAGANTCAVNIKPRTQEYPWMSIGRWKRMHEDQLALADKGDVDLMFIGDSITEGWPRAIWNVNFGAYKAGNFGIGGDNTGNVLWRLQDKRMARLAPKAIVLLIGVNNLGLCDEKPEQVFPGIKAVVTALRKQYPAARILLNAVLPTGESATSERRQSVVTLNKMVATLDDGRHVVFRDYGASFVRPDGAIGTDIMGDYLHLTPKGYTIWADAMLPDVQALMK from the coding sequence ATGCGTATTCTTCCAATCCTGCTGGCCGGTGCGCTGGCCAGCCATGTCGCACACGCCGAGACCGCGGACCCGAACGACGGGGCCGGCGCAAATACCTGCGCCGTCAACATCAAGCCGCGTACCCAGGAGTACCCGTGGATGTCGATCGGGCGCTGGAAGCGCATGCATGAAGACCAGCTGGCCCTGGCCGACAAGGGCGATGTGGACCTGATGTTCATCGGCGACTCGATCACCGAAGGCTGGCCGCGCGCGATCTGGAATGTGAATTTCGGCGCCTACAAGGCGGGCAACTTCGGCATCGGCGGGGACAATACCGGCAACGTGCTGTGGCGCCTGCAGGACAAGCGCATGGCCAGGCTCGCGCCCAAGGCGATCGTGCTGCTCATTGGCGTGAACAACCTGGGGCTGTGCGACGAGAAGCCGGAACAGGTTTTCCCCGGCATCAAGGCGGTGGTGACGGCCTTGCGCAAGCAGTATCCGGCCGCGCGCATCCTGCTCAATGCCGTGCTGCCGACCGGCGAATCCGCGACGAGCGAGCGGCGCCAGAGTGTCGTCACGCTCAACAAGATGGTGGCAACCCTGGACGACGGCCGCCATGTGGTTTTCCGCGACTATGGCGCGTCCTTCGTGCGCCCTGACGGCGCCATCGGCACCGACATCATGGGTGATTATCTTCACCTCACCCCAAAGGGCTACACCATCTGGGCCGACGCCATGCTGCCCGACGTGCAAGCACTGATGAAGTAG